The following nucleotide sequence is from Phycisphaerae bacterium.
TCACCGCATCATCAAACCGGCGGATTTACAGCATGTTCAGACCGGCGCCGACACGTAGCGCTGGTCTGCTGCCGCGGCCTTCGGGAAATGCCTGACCAAAGCAGGCACGACGCCCGTGTAGACGATGTTGTTGTCGCGGCTGCCGCGAACCTCGAACAGGCCCAGCGACGGTCTTTCCCATTGGATGCCATCTTTGCTGGTCGCGTAGCCTACCAGGATGGTGTCGGCGATCCCGGCGTAGTACCACATCTTGAACAGTTGTTCGTTTTCGTCCCGGAGGATCTGCCCGACGCCGTGCGGCCACTGGGGGTCCGGCTTGATGATCGGGTTGCCGGCGTACCGTTGGAACGGGTGGACCTCCAATTTGCAGGTGTCTCCTACTCCGCCCAGCCGGTGATCGAGCATGAGGTATATCTGCCCGTTGTTCAGGGTGAACGGTTCAGCCGCCATGGTTGCGGCAGGCCGGAACGACAGTCCGGCAAGAGTGCAGGCGACAATGGTAAACGATGAGACGCACAGGGCTTTCATGGCATAGCCTCCGAACCACTCTTGGTAAGTTCCGCTCATGAAGGAGGATTCTAGCGTGGGACTGCTCGGTCTGAAATGGGCCGGCGCGACGAAAGAAAACAAGGAAGTGGTTGTGGCATTGTGAGGAAGCAGAATGTTCTGCTTGGTATCCCTTGTGTATGGCGACTTGTTCGGGAGAGACGGGCTCGTTGAGGGTTTTGACAAGGAGGACCCCACACGATACGAAGGGGTGTTTGCCAGAGAGGTCATGAGGAGGCGACCTGATGAGAACTGCTTGTCTTGCCGGAAGAATGAGTCATCCAGTCCTTGCGCTGTTGATGGTGCTGCCGGCCGTGGGTTGTCAGCAGCAAGCCCGGGAGGGTTTGGACATCAAGGGGTTGACGAGGCTCGATCCGGCCAGAGGTGTCCAGGACTCCAAGACCGATCTGCTTTGGTATGACGCAGCGCTGCTTACCGTCGAAGGTCGTGGTTGGGCGGCGACTGAGGACTTCTATGACCGTTTGCCGGCCAAGGCGAAGAATGTGGTTCGCCCCGAAGTGTGGGGCCTGAGCAAGAACTCGGCCGGGCTGTGTGTTCGTTTCGTGACCGATTCGGATCGGGTCGCCGCCCGATGGACGACGACGTCGAAGAACATGGCGATGGATCACATGCCGGCCACCGGAGTGAGCGGGTTGGACCTGTACGTCAGGGATAATAACCGGTGGCGATGGGTTGCGGTGGGTCGAGCGCGAAGCGCACAGACGAATGAGGTCGTGCTGGCCGGGGACGTTCCGGCCGGGGCACACGAGTACATGCTGTACCTGCCGCTGTACAACGGAATCAAGGCGCTGGAGATCGGCGTGGTTCCCAAGGCCGCTCTGGCTCAACCCGCTCCGCGCCCAGCCGGGCTTGACCGGCCGATGTGCTTCTATGGAACCTCGATTACCCAGGGCGGATGCGCCTCGCGGCCGGGGATGGTCTACACCGCCATCCTGGGGAGATGGCTGGACCGCCCGGTGATCAACCTCGGCTTCTCAGGCAACGGGCGGATGGACCCGGAGTTGGCCGTGCTGATGGGTGAGATCGACGCGTCGGTATACGTTCTCGACACTTTGCCGAACATGACCAAGCAGATGGTTGAGGAGCGGCTGGAGTCGTTCGTGCAAGCACTTCGCAAGGCCAGGCCACAGACGCCCATTGTGCTGGTCGAAAGCGTGCCGTACCAGGGCGAGGCGTTCCTGACCAAGCAGCGGCAGGCGGTCGCAGACAAGAACGCGGCCCTGCGAAAGGCGTATGAGAACCTCAAGGCGGGCGGTGTGAGGAACCTGATTTACGTGACCAATCGGAGCCTGACCGGCACCGACGGTGAAGCCGCTGTGGACGGCGTGCATCTGACGGATCTCGGCTACCTGCGGTTCGCGGAAACCCTCGAACCAGTGTTGAGAAAGGCGCTCCGGGAGTGAGCAAATAGCGGAAGATCCAAGAGGTAGGGCAGCGTCGAGGTCGCCAAGGCGACCGAGACCTGCCGTTTCGTTGGCCGCCGGGTTCTCAGAAAGCACGATCAACAGCGAACCGGCAGGTCTGCGCCGCCTTTGGCGGCTCCGACCGTGCCCTACTTCAGGTGCTTGTCAGCGAAATCCATGTACCGCTGCCAGTCGTATTCGGTCAGGTCGTGCTTGCCGGTGCGGACGTGATAGCCGATGGTGCCCATCACCGGCTGGTCCACCGGCGGCATCTCTTCTGCTGGCAGGCCCTCCAAGCCCAGCAATCGGTACACCGGATCGGCGCCCTTGGCCCCCAGGAATTCGCCTTTCGGATCGGCCCAGCGATCTTCGACGGCGCTGGCCACGTAGACGGGTCTTGGGGCGATCGACGCGATGAGCATGTGGGCATCAACCGGCAGCTCGGCCTCACGCCCGTTGTATTTCTTGAAGTTCTCGCAGAACCAGTGGGGAAAGCGATCGTTGATCATCTCGACCGTCTCGCCGAACCAGCGCCGCTCGATGGCCGCGCCCCCGCAGCCCGAGTTGTTGGAAATGACGATCGCGAACCGCTCGTCTTGTGCCCCGGCCCACAGGGCAGTCTTGCCCAGTCGCGAGTGGCCGAGCACCGACACACGTTTCGCATCGACATCGCGATCGGTCTCCAGGTAGTCCATCGCCCGGCTCAGACCCCAGGCCCAGGCGCCGATCGCACCCCATGAGTCCGGCTTGCGCCCTTCAGGTGGGTCAAATGCCGCGTGAACGCCGTTCTTGAAGCCGTCATGAAAGTCAGGGTCGATGTCGCCGTAGTAGATCGTGGCCAGACCGTAACCTCGTTTGATGATCTGTTCGACCGGAAACCGTGATTCCTGGTCCGCTCGCGAGGCCTCGGTCACCCGGTTGTTGACGATACCGAGGCTCCAGTTCGGTACCCAACTAGTCGTGAGTCGGATCGCCGGATCCGAGTGAACACCCTGGTTGCCCGAGAAGTTCAGGAGGAGGAACAGAGGGGCCGGTTTGGGTACCGCGTTCGGGAGATACATCAGGATGTCCATCGAGGGACCGTCTTCCTTGCCGGTGAAAAAGACGGTCACTTGCTTGCGCGTTGCTTTGCCGTCGAGGGCCTTGGCTTCGTTATCGAAGGTCTTGAACGTCATCTGACTCGGTCTGCCGGGCGACCGGCCGTAGACGTGCGTTCGGAAGAGTTCGAGTATCTCGGGTCGTCGCCTGGTCTTCCACATTGCGGCGTCAGTTACCTTCTCGCCGCTGCGCATGACCAGCGGATCGGGCAGGGTGTACGTGCCGACCCTGGACTCGTCGTAATTAACCTCAAGCTCTTTGAGGGGTGTTATAGTAAGTTTGATCGGCTTGTCGGCATCGCGTGTCAGCGGGTAGTTCAGCAGGTCCTTGCCGGTAACTGTCTCCGCGGTCATTTCTTCGCGGGTCACCCTGTATCGACCGGATACGTTGACCGTGAACCACTCGGGCCACTGGTTGATTCGTGGATAATCCAGCGGCATGTGGAAGTAATCCTTGTGGCGCGGCCGGTCGAACCGCAGATACCCCTTCCAGGGAGAACCGGTCTCGAGCCAAATGCGGAGCGAACCATCGGCTTGGCGGACCGCACCGAGCTGAACGTCCTCGCGCCAAGGCGCGACGGTGATGCCCTGTGTTTTCCAGAGACCGTACATCAGACACGTACGGGTGAGGTTGCCGTCGCCGTGCCAGCCTTCGGCGATGCCGTCGTCGCGCTGCCGCTCGAAGAGCGTGTTGATTCTCGTATCGATCCACTTTACGGCCGCATCGGTGGGGATTCTGGCGATCAGGTTGATCGCTCCTTCAAGCGGATCGGCCAGATCGTCCGCGCTACCCTTTTCCCAGGGGTAGGTCATGTACTTATGCAGATTCGACAGCGCTTTGGCGACGGCGTGCCGGTAGAGGTTCTCGCCGTCGACCATGGCGACGGTCAGAAACGCATTGTAGACATAACCCCAGCCGTCGCTGAGGTCCTTGTTGACGACCTCGCCCGTGCTTGGATTGTAGGCGTTGTACATGAAGCCGTCTTCGTTGACGCCGTGTTTCAGGATGTTGTCCAAAACGGCGTACATCGCCGGCTTGTATCGCTGTCGACGGTCGGGGTCCTCGCGGGCTGCGATCAGGTAGGCCTCGGACAAGCCGCCGAGGATCTCGCAACCGTGATCGCGCAGCCGGAGGCTGTCTTTCTTGATCAGACTGTCGTGCAGCAGGTAGTGATCAGCCAGCCGGAAGCACCATTGCTTGTAGTGGTCGTCGCCGGTCATCCAGTACAGGCGTCCCATGGTCTGAAGCAGGTCGCCGTTGACCTCGACGTTGGTGGAGGGGATCCTCCCCGCCGGCGAGTCGTACTGGGCATGTTTCCAGATGTCGGCGATCAACTGTTGCATCCGGTCGAGCCACTCGCTTGGGCCGAGCCACTCGGTGATCGGCATCAGCCCGTCCTTACAGTATTCGGCGGCCCCGAAAATGATGCGGTCGAGATCGGGCTCGGGCTCGCGGAACTTCTGCGTGGCGAAGAGGAAATCATCCGGCAGCGAGTCCAACCGGTTGCACAGCTTCTGTTCCTGCTGCAGGATGTGGCGGACGTTCTGCTTGAGATAGTAGTTGTCGGTCATGAACGCCGTCAGGACCATGAACGGGTAGTTGTCCGCGGCGCAGTCCTGGGCATTCCAGAAGGCGTCGCGGGTGATGTTGCGTGGAAACAGCCCGCTGGCCGGGTCGGCGTAGGTCAGCCAGCCGAAGGCGTAGCGGTTGGAGAACCTCACTACCTTCCGGCTGAGCCGGCCGTTCTCCTGGGCCTGTTGCCATGGGTCAACCTGCGCCCATGCCGTCCCGACAGTCAGCGTGAAAACCAGAAGTGCGTGTTGCATCGTCGTTACCTCCCTTGCTGGTGCCTCGCGAGAGCGTGCCTGACAGTGGGTTCAACGGGCCGCAGCGGAGGCGGGTTGCGAAGCGGGCCTGGGGATCGCAATTTCCACGGTTAATGGCTGATCGACTCCCGTCAGGAAATTCAATGCCTTGTAGGTCACCTTCTCGGTGGCCTGCCCATCCGGTCCGGAGAGTCTGACCATCACTGATGCCTGGGCCGGTACTGTGATCTTGCGAGGCTGGCCGGGCTGAATTCGCTCCAGCTCAATGTCGTTGTCGCATTGATTGGTCAGTTTCACGTAGGTGGTCTTGGCTTGTGGCGGGTGCAGCGATTCGACACGGAGGCAGGCGTCAAAGACGGCTTTCAACTGCGGTTCGCGGCCGATGAGCAGATTGCGGTACCACACGACAGTTCGGCCGGCGTCGAGGGCATCACGCAGCGCCGGCAGGCTCTTGTCCTTCGCCAGCACGAGGGTCATCGTACGGTGGCCGTCAGCCTTCTGTCCGTCCGTTGGGGCAGGCTCGTGAATATCCGAGCTGCCCATCATCGGCAGGCCCCGTTCCGTCGCCATTCGATGGGCGTCGATGTAGTACTCGTCGCCGTTGCAGATCTCGATCGCGTGGAGCCGGCCCTTTTCCAGCAGGCGGGTTTGTTCCTCACCCCAGCGGCCGCGCTCCGGCCCTTGCCAGCCGGGATGGTTCCACATGATGAAGGCTTTCTGGGCGGCAGCGTGGTCGAAGACCTCGTAAAAATCCTTCGTGTCCAGCGGCTGGTTGTCCTGCGTGAAGAGCACGTTGAAATGCCCCGGCGGCGTGTCGCGGGTGATCTCCGCACCGCGGACCAGCAGAATGTTGTGGTGCCGGGCCCGCCCCTCGGCCAGTTCGAACGGCCGGTTGTGGTTACCGACGACATTTTCCTTGTGAGGCCGATATTCGATGTGATCGGTGATCGCGATGGCATCCAACCCTTCGCGCCAGGCCTCGTCGACGCGCACCGTCGGCCAGACCAGGCCGTCCGAGAAGACGGTGTGTATGTGGAAGTCGCACTTGAGGATCTTGTATCCGGGCGGATCGGGTAAGCGGATTTCCTTGCGGACCTGAGCAGCGGCCGGTGTGACCAACAACATCAACGCCGCAAGCATCCTGCACTTCATCATTCAGCCCCCCTGATCTTGAACAGGTTACAGTCGACAACCGGCGCACAGTGGCACGGTTCCTGGGCAGATTCTAGACTCTCGCGGAGAGCCGGTCAAAAGCCGGCGGCTGCTTGCTTGCCCCCGATTCCCGTGACGGATGGGCGAGATGCGGCGTTTCTGGGGAGCGGGGTTTCGCAGGTCAGGACGAGGTTGCGTACGACGCAGCGAGCCGTGTGACTGCATCCTCTCTAAGCCAGGCGGCGACTCCCACGAGGACCAGCCATACACAGAACATGACCACCACACTGACTCGATAGAGCCGCGGCACCTTTGTCCTGACAAACTGCACGAGCAGGAGAATCGCGGCAAAGGCGACAGCGGTACCAAGGTTTGACTGCGTAGGGCTAGGCGAGGGTTCCCGGTCAGCGACTCGTAGCCCTACCGGCTGGAGAGTGAGATCCAGGGCGTTGAACACCGCGCCTGTCATCAGCACCGCAGCCAAGAGCATCGACGGCCAGAGCCAAGACCTGGCTACTCGCCCTTGATGCAGCATCCCTTGTTTGCGGATCATGCCGAAAGACGTTTGTGCAATCAATGTGGCCAGTCCGAGACCCATGAGCAGAAAGGCTATCTCCGAGGCGGCGCTGCTCAGAATCGCCGTTTTGAGCAGGTGATTCGCCTCCGAGCCTGAAGGCCCAGGTATTCCTGGTCGCCCTGTCTGATCCGCGTCAGCGAGTTCCCGTAATCGCGCGGAGAGGTCTGTGCTGGCATATTCTGCCAGATAGTCGTATAAGACCGCCTCCTCCGCGTGCTTGCGAACGGCATAGTCGGCTTTCTCATCGGGCATCTGGCGGCCGAGTCGCGAGATCATGCCTGCGATCATTCTCTCGCCTGCGCCAACCGGTTTTCCCAAGGAGACGTTCTGGTGAGCACATCCCTCGTAGAGAGCGATGAGATGGCTCAGCAATTCCATAAGACGAGCGTCGTCCTTGTTCTCAACCGCCAAAATCATGCGATCGAGAAGCTCCTCCCTCACGCGTGGCCTGCACAATCGTCCCGGGCGATCCCAAGCGACCAGGTGTGTCGACCACGAGGCATCGAACCGAGGGAAACCATGCTGGACGAGCAGGTCGCGCAGATAGGGGAACAACATGTGCACATGATCGTTCGACGTTTTCTTGTTCGCGGCCTCGCGGATCGCTTGAAAGGCGGTCTCCTCACTCCCGCCGGCGAAATGGACGACGGATTCGGCCAGCCAAAGCAGCCCATTCTCGGGCTCGTTCGCCTGAGCCATACGTATGATCTTGAGCGCCTCATCTATCGCAACCGAGGGCCTCGGGTCATCCTCAATACTCGGTTGTGTCTCGGAGTGTGCCTCGGACCGCCATGCCTGCCAATATGCCAAGTCGGCTGCTCTGAATGCAACCCAAGGCAAGAGGGGGTGTCCGGAGCACGTCTCTGCCGATGGCAGAGACGCGTAGTTGTGGTTCACAACGTGCGCGAGCGCAAAGGTATCGACCGAGCGGTTGCTCTCTGCGAGGATACGGCGTTCTGTGTTTTTATTGAACTTGACTGTTGGAATGACATATATCACGCATCCTGGCGGCTGGCCATGGACATATGTCTGCGGTCCAGGGATACGACAATACAGCCGGATGAGCAACAGGTGCAGCTCTCGCGTTCCGGGATAGACCAGACTGACCAGCAGCAGTAAACCTGGGATGATCCAGAGCTTGTTGGCGTGTGTGAGGAAGTGCAGCAGACGCCCCACGGTACACTCCTTCGCGCTTGCGGGCTTCGGGCCGCGCCGGACGCCAGCGGCCAGACGAACACCTCTTGAATCATTATGCGATTCACCACGTGTACCGGCAAAGACCTATTCTCCTTGTCGGCGACGATACGATAGGATACTCTCGTTCGGGCCGCGCCAAGTCGGGCTCGACCGGCCTGCTTTGTCCGGATAGAGGAGATTACTGAAATGTGTCGAGCCGCAATTGTCGCAGTATTGCTCATCGACGCTGTTGTGCTGGCTCAATCCGCCCCGGCGTCAGGACACTTCTGGTTATCGAGCCGACCAAGGAACATCCGCGCCATTCCGCGGGGGGATTGAATTGAAGCACGGTCGCCTGTTGATGTGGACACGCACCGGCCGCGAGGCGCCGCACGAGTCTTTTTCTGATGAGAACGGCGAGCACTGGAGCAAGCCGGTGCCCCGTAAACTGGTTTGTCCGCTGAGCCCCGCCTCGATTGAACGCAGTGCGTGGAACGGCCAACCGGTCGGTCATTGCTGAAGACACTCCGTATCTTCCAAGGCGACCTTCGGCCGCAACCAAAACATGCGCGCAGAATGCGTACCAGTCGCGACGGAAGAGGCTAAGGCGGACCGCCCTTTTGCGGGCCGCAACCCAAACGTTCTGCGATCCGGAAACATGCGCGCAAAATGCGCACCAGTTGCGACGGAAGGGACTAATACCCCAGTTCCTTGAATTTCGCCACGATCTGGTCCTTCGGCATGAAACCCTCGTGCCGCCAGAGTTCCTTTCCATCGGCGTCGAAGAAGACCTGTGAGGGGATAAGGTTGAAATCGATCTGCCGGGCTCGCTCCCGGTCCTCGATCACGTCAATCGACTCGACCTCGATCTTGCCGGCGTACTCCTTGCGAAGCTGCTCGATGATCGGGGCCATCGCCTTGCAGGCCTGGCACTTGCCCGCCCCGAGTTCGACCAGCCGGGGCAGGCCGCTGGAAGGCCTCGTCTCCGGAACCGTCGAGCCTCGAGGCTCCGGCCCGGAGCCCTTCAGGAAGGCAACAACCACGACCACCACGATCACACCGACAACGATCAGCGCGTTCTTCATCGCACACCTCGGTCCATCAGGCGCGGCTGGAACAGAGTCCCCATCCTTCTTACACGATACCCACACCCTGTCTCATCGACGAACTGATTTCACAATCCATCGAGGCACATGCAGCAGCAGCGCGACAACACCACCCAGAACGCCGGCCGTTGCCGGCCCGATGGGGCAGCCGGTCGTACCGCAGCACGGACAGACCGAGCTTCCACCCGCGGCAATGAATCCGAACAGGCTGGCCCACCAGCCGAGGAACCTGGCGACGGGACCAAACGAAAAACGTCTGAGAAAAACCATTTCCATCTCCGACCGGCTCAACAACCAAGCGTCTCTCAACTCAACGCGGCAATCCCGGCCGTCGCGGCTTGTGCAATGCGGTCATCTGTTGCCGGTGATTCGCCCTTGGTCATGCCGAGATCGGCGAGTTGGACGTACTTGAACCGGCTAATCCCGGCATGCTCAAGTGATTTCTTCGCGCAGGCGAGAGGACAGCCGTCGATCGCCAGGATTTGTTCGGCCGCCTGGGTGCTGGCCAGGATGCCGCTGACCCGTCCGCCGACACCGGCCAGGCAATACATCTTGCCTGCCCCCTCGCGAGCCAGTCGCCTCGCCGCCCGGTCGGCAATCTCACCCACATCGGCGGCACCCGAACAGGCGAAGATCAGCGTCGGCGCTGCGCCGCACGCACAACCCGTTTGGTCAGTCATA
It contains:
- a CDS encoding SGNH/GDSL hydrolase family protein, yielding MRTACLAGRMSHPVLALLMVLPAVGCQQQAREGLDIKGLTRLDPARGVQDSKTDLLWYDAALLTVEGRGWAATEDFYDRLPAKAKNVVRPEVWGLSKNSAGLCVRFVTDSDRVAARWTTTSKNMAMDHMPATGVSGLDLYVRDNNRWRWVAVGRARSAQTNEVVLAGDVPAGAHEYMLYLPLYNGIKALEIGVVPKAALAQPAPRPAGLDRPMCFYGTSITQGGCASRPGMVYTAILGRWLDRPVINLGFSGNGRMDPELAVLMGEIDASVYVLDTLPNMTKQMVEERLESFVQALRKARPQTPIVLVESVPYQGEAFLTKQRQAVADKNAALRKAYENLKAGGVRNLIYVTNRSLTGTDGEAAVDGVHLTDLGYLRFAETLEPVLRKALRE
- a CDS encoding putative zinc-binding protein, with the protein product MTDQTGCACGAAPTLIFACSGAADVGEIADRAARRLAREGAGKMYCLAGVGGRVSGILASTQAAEQILAIDGCPLACAKKSLEHAGISRFKYVQLADLGMTKGESPATDDRIAQAATAGIAALS
- a CDS encoding thioredoxin family protein, yielding MKNALIVVGVIVVVVVVAFLKGSGPEPRGSTVPETRPSSGLPRLVELGAGKCQACKAMAPIIEQLRKEYAGKIEVESIDVIEDRERARQIDFNLIPSQVFFDADGKELWRHEGFMPKDQIVAKFKELGY
- a CDS encoding Sb-PDE family phosphodiesterase, which codes for MMKCRMLAALMLLVTPAAAQVRKEIRLPDPPGYKILKCDFHIHTVFSDGLVWPTVRVDEAWREGLDAIAITDHIEYRPHKENVVGNHNRPFELAEGRARHHNILLVRGAEITRDTPPGHFNVLFTQDNQPLDTKDFYEVFDHAAAQKAFIMWNHPGWQGPERGRWGEEQTRLLEKGRLHAIEICNGDEYYIDAHRMATERGLPMMGSSDIHEPAPTDGQKADGHRTMTLVLAKDKSLPALRDALDAGRTVVWYRNLLIGREPQLKAVFDACLRVESLHPPQAKTTYVKLTNQCDNDIELERIQPGQPRKITVPAQASVMVRLSGPDGQATEKVTYKALNFLTGVDQPLTVEIAIPRPASQPASAAAR